From Campylobacter concisus, a single genomic window includes:
- a CDS encoding ribosome silencing factor RsfS, which yields MKLALFGGSFDPVHLGHDSIVKMALSGLDIDKLIIMPTFISPFKSEFSAPPELRLKWIREIWGGLEKVEISDYEINLARPVPTIETVKYLYEKFKIEKFYLIIGADHLATLDKWHGYEELKNLVQFVIAKRNHIEIPQNLQKMDVHVDVSSSQIRHQKGLDELPSEIKDEIINFYQGYKMQERSMQERTESIVKVLDAKKAEEIQVFDMSGDDYFVKAVVIATTLGERHAYSLSEDLKEELKPLGEKFIGTESSPDWIVMDLGDILIHLLSPAYRAKYNIEEFLQKLKTSKES from the coding sequence ATGAAGTTAGCACTTTTTGGCGGGAGCTTTGACCCAGTTCACTTGGGGCATGATAGCATTGTGAAAATGGCACTAAGCGGCCTTGATATCGACAAGCTCATCATCATGCCAACTTTTATAAGTCCTTTTAAGAGCGAATTTTCAGCTCCGCCAGAGCTTCGCCTAAAGTGGATAAGAGAAATTTGGGGCGGCTTAGAGAAGGTCGAGATCTCAGACTATGAGATAAATTTAGCTCGCCCAGTGCCTACCATAGAGACGGTTAAGTATTTGTATGAGAAATTCAAGATAGAAAAATTTTATCTCATAATAGGCGCAGACCACCTAGCTACGCTTGATAAGTGGCACGGCTATGAGGAGCTAAAAAATTTAGTGCAGTTTGTGATCGCTAAGCGCAATCACATAGAAATTCCACAAAATTTACAAAAAATGGACGTGCACGTGGATGTTAGCTCGTCGCAGATCAGGCATCAAAAAGGGCTTGATGAGCTGCCTAGTGAGATAAAAGATGAAATTATAAATTTTTACCAAGGATACAAAATGCAAGAGAGATCGATGCAAGAGCGCACCGAAAGTATAGTTAAGGTTTTAGACGCAAAAAAGGCTGAAGAGATACAAGTGTTTGATATGAGTGGAGATGATTATTTCGTAAAGGCCGTAGTTATCGCCACTACGCTTGGTGAGAGGCACGCTTACTCACTGAGCGAGGATCTAAAAGAGGAGCTTAAACCTCTTGGGGAGAAATTTATAGGCACTGAGAGCTCGCCTGACTGGATCGTGATGGACCTTGGCGACATTTTGATACATCTTTTAAGTCCAGCTTATCGAGCAAAATACAACATCGAAGAGTTTTTGCAAAAGCTAAAAACTAGCAAAGAGTCTTAA
- a CDS encoding triose-phosphate isomerase yields MRFLANLKCNHTRASFREYAQILDANLGANDDVTVFPPFSALDGAAHKFKLGAQNFYPCESGAHTGEIGKAMLDEFGVKSVLIGHSERRELGESEELLRAKFDFAVKAGWQIVYCIGENLSVNEAGGTKEFLAEQLKNIDLGYERLLIAYEPVWAIGTGKSASMEQIEGVLNFIREQTSTPLLYGGSVNVANIGGIAGIASCDGVLVGTASWDASGFLELISASSR; encoded by the coding sequence GTGAGGTTTTTAGCAAATTTAAAGTGCAATCACACGAGAGCGAGCTTTAGAGAGTATGCTCAAATTTTAGATGCAAATTTAGGTGCAAACGACGACGTGACGGTATTTCCTCCGTTTAGCGCGCTTGATGGCGCGGCTCATAAATTTAAACTCGGCGCGCAAAATTTCTACCCGTGCGAAAGCGGCGCTCACACCGGCGAAATCGGTAAGGCGATGCTTGACGAGTTTGGCGTAAAAAGCGTGCTGATCGGGCACTCCGAACGGCGCGAGCTTGGCGAGAGCGAGGAGCTTTTGCGAGCTAAATTTGATTTCGCCGTAAAGGCGGGCTGGCAGATCGTCTACTGCATCGGCGAAAATTTGAGCGTGAACGAAGCCGGCGGCACGAAGGAGTTTTTAGCGGAGCAGCTAAAAAATATCGACCTTGGTTACGAGCGGCTGCTGATCGCCTACGAGCCCGTGTGGGCGATAGGCACGGGCAAGAGTGCTAGTATGGAGCAGATCGAAGGAGTTTTAAATTTCATCCGCGAGCAGACGAGCACGCCGCTACTTTACGGCGGTAGCGTAAACGTCGCAAATATCGGCGGGATAGCGGGTATCGCAAGCTGCGATGGAGTATTAGTAGGTACTGCGAGCTGGGATGCCTCTGGTTTCTTGGAACTTATTAGCGCGTCATCTCGCTGA
- a CDS encoding TonB-dependent receptor, which translates to MRLKSLFKLSLAASIAICANGADESVLSGVEVTSSSGGYGVDDIKISTRNAGLAKDVMRDIPGVYVGGTNGMNQKIYMRGVSDRGLNITIDGAKQNGNTFHHNADLLIDPDLIKAIDVEVGSRSVVNGSGALGGSVAFKTVDAKDLLESGEIIGAKIKTGYASNNSEFSQGLMLFTAPVEGLDFITAINHKGYDYGKSGNKRKIGGDGNDLSYLLKLGYSFLDAHRISISREHNEFKGMYPMRAEFGSWYTGQFPVDNRKYERDTTTLKYEYKPSDLLNLDVTVYNTEHKKDDPVLKILGVKTNGINAKAKSVVESGALTQTFRYGAEFYQSKNFNKPDNHYPEKVNNYSIYAEDALNFSSLTVTPGIRYTHHELKSYDGRAGNVKSYTYKFNEFTPALALDYEIIKGLHAFASYARVFRGPDVMESMMASGSSRGRALNWKANKDLKATTGNSYETGLKYHGDISEASSYSLSAKYFMTKYKNLIVDNNAAGGGVNQTLVRINAGGADISGVELLARLNLDALSLAASYTHQNVKYKDRVVKPNGSYYTSNIIGYRDQGDKYTFNAEYAFSRIDTLIGYNLIYFASKNTVSAGDDKNVKIPSYAVSDIYATYAPSSGKFKGLEINAGIYNLFNKTYASQSQRMADYTGNPDYVDWEPGRNFKVNVSYKF; encoded by the coding sequence ATGAGACTTAAAAGCTTATTTAAACTCTCTCTTGCAGCAAGCATAGCAATTTGTGCAAATGGGGCAGACGAGAGTGTATTAAGCGGAGTTGAGGTAACAAGTAGTAGTGGTGGATACGGCGTTGATGACATCAAAATTTCAACTAGAAATGCTGGCCTAGCAAAAGACGTGATGAGGGACATCCCTGGCGTCTATGTGGGTGGCACAAACGGCATGAACCAAAAAATTTATATGAGAGGCGTAAGTGACCGCGGTCTAAATATCACTATAGACGGCGCAAAACAAAACGGAAATACTTTTCACCACAATGCTGACTTGCTGATCGATCCTGATCTTATAAAAGCTATTGACGTCGAGGTTGGCTCAAGGTCAGTCGTAAATGGCTCAGGTGCACTTGGTGGCTCGGTCGCCTTTAAAACGGTGGACGCAAAAGACTTGCTAGAAAGTGGTGAGATCATCGGTGCAAAGATAAAGACAGGATACGCCTCAAATAACAGCGAATTTTCTCAAGGTCTTATGCTCTTTACTGCACCGGTTGAGGGACTTGACTTTATAACCGCTATTAATCACAAGGGCTACGACTACGGCAAAAGTGGCAACAAAAGAAAGATAGGTGGCGACGGTAACGACCTTAGCTATCTTTTAAAGCTTGGTTATAGCTTCCTTGATGCACATAGAATTTCTATCTCAAGAGAACATAATGAATTTAAAGGCATGTATCCAATGAGAGCCGAGTTTGGCAGCTGGTATACTGGTCAATTTCCTGTTGATAACCGAAAATATGAACGTGATACTACAACGCTAAAATACGAGTATAAACCAAGTGATCTTCTAAATTTAGATGTAACGGTATACAATACCGAGCATAAAAAAGATGACCCGGTCTTAAAAATTTTAGGCGTAAAAACAAACGGCATAAATGCAAAGGCTAAAAGTGTAGTCGAGAGCGGCGCTTTAACGCAGACTTTTAGATATGGCGCTGAGTTTTATCAAAGTAAAAATTTCAACAAACCAGACAATCACTACCCAGAAAAGGTAAATAACTACTCGATCTACGCAGAAGATGCGCTAAATTTTAGCTCGCTAACTGTTACTCCAGGCATCAGATATACGCACCATGAGCTAAAAAGCTACGACGGCAGAGCTGGAAATGTAAAGAGCTACACATATAAATTTAACGAATTTACGCCAGCACTTGCACTTGATTATGAGATCATTAAAGGATTACACGCATTTGCAAGCTATGCAAGGGTCTTTAGAGGACCTGATGTCATGGAGTCGATGATGGCAAGTGGAAGTAGCAGGGGCAGGGCACTAAACTGGAAGGCAAATAAGGATCTAAAAGCGACAACTGGCAATAGCTACGAAACTGGCCTTAAATATCATGGTGATATAAGTGAAGCTAGCTCATATAGCTTATCTGCAAAATATTTCATGACAAAATATAAAAATTTAATAGTTGATAACAATGCAGCAGGTGGAGGTGTAAATCAAACTTTAGTTAGGATAAACGCTGGTGGCGCTGATATAAGCGGTGTCGAGCTACTTGCAAGGCTAAATTTAGATGCACTAAGCCTAGCTGCTAGCTACACTCATCAAAATGTAAAATATAAAGATAGAGTTGTAAAACCAAATGGTAGCTACTACACCTCAAACATCATCGGCTACCGAGATCAGGGCGATAAATACACATTTAACGCAGAGTATGCATTTTCAAGGATCGATACGCTAATAGGCTACAACCTAATCTACTTTGCTTCAAAAAATACCGTCTCAGCTGGCGACGATAAAAATGTCAAGATACCAAGCTACGCAGTTAGCGATATCTACGCTACCTATGCGCCAAGCAGCGGCAAATTTAAAGGGCTAGAGATAAATGCTGGAATTTACAACCTCTTTAATAAAACTTATGCTTCGCAGTCTCAAAGAATGGCTGATTATACAGGCAATCCAGACTATGTAGACTGGGAGCCGGGTAGAAATTTCAAAGTAAACGTATCTTATAAATTTTAA
- a CDS encoding arginine--tRNA ligase, which yields MKNKIKAEISKVLEREFVLEKPKDKNLAHYATPLFSLAKELRKSPAMIASEFADKFSDSKIVEASAVNGYLNFKLKSEFLDEISKQILLDSENFAKEDVKKNSYLIEYISANPTGPLHIGHVRGAVYGDTLARLGKRLGYAISTEYYINDAGNQIDLLGTSISLAAKEQLFNESVVYPEKYYRGDYILDIARIASEKFGKEIFYDESRNLELAEFGKDIVLEIIKKDLADVGIFIESWASEKALYDGLEPTINKLKRSNQMYEKDGATYIASTTLGDDNDRVVVRNDGRPTYLAGDIIYHNAKFEKNFDHYINIWGADHHGYIARLKAAINFLGYDENKLEVILMQMVSLLKDGKPYKMSKRAGNAVLMSDIVSEIGAEALRFIFISKANTSSLEFDVDELKKEDNSNPIFYINYAHARINQVFAKAGKNIQDIINANFECLDENAKNLLFEALVLPEILEDAFISRQLQKIPDYLKSLAASFHKFYNENRVVGNENEDSLLKVFAVVAISIKTAFNIMGITAKDRM from the coding sequence TTGAAAAATAAAATAAAAGCTGAAATTTCAAAGGTTTTAGAGCGTGAATTTGTGCTTGAAAAGCCAAAGGATAAAAATTTAGCCCACTATGCTACGCCACTTTTTAGCCTAGCAAAGGAGCTAAGAAAGTCTCCAGCCATGATAGCTAGCGAGTTTGCTGATAAATTTAGTGATAGCAAAATAGTTGAAGCTAGTGCAGTAAATGGCTACTTAAACTTCAAGCTAAAAAGCGAGTTTTTAGATGAAATTTCAAAGCAAATTTTACTAGATAGCGAAAATTTTGCAAAAGAAGATGTGAAAAAAAATAGCTATTTAATAGAATACATTAGCGCAAATCCAACTGGGCCACTTCACATTGGACACGTTAGAGGTGCAGTTTATGGCGATACTTTGGCAAGACTTGGCAAAAGACTTGGCTACGCTATCTCAACAGAATACTATATAAACGACGCTGGCAATCAAATCGACCTGCTTGGTACTTCAATATCACTTGCGGCAAAAGAGCAGCTTTTTAACGAAAGCGTTGTCTATCCAGAGAAATACTACCGCGGGGATTATATTTTAGATATTGCTAGGATTGCAAGTGAGAAATTTGGCAAGGAAATTTTTTATGACGAGAGCAGAAATCTCGAGCTTGCCGAGTTTGGCAAGGATATCGTGCTTGAGATCATTAAAAAAGATTTAGCAGATGTCGGGATATTTATAGAGAGCTGGGCTAGCGAAAAGGCTCTTTATGACGGACTAGAGCCAACTATAAACAAGCTAAAACGTTCAAATCAAATGTACGAAAAAGATGGCGCTACTTATATCGCTTCAACCACGCTTGGCGATGATAACGATAGGGTCGTAGTTAGAAATGACGGCAGACCAACATATCTAGCTGGCGACATTATCTATCATAATGCTAAATTTGAGAAAAATTTTGATCACTACATAAACATTTGGGGTGCAGATCACCACGGATATATTGCAAGGCTAAAGGCTGCGATAAATTTTCTTGGATACGATGAAAACAAGCTTGAAGTGATACTTATGCAGATGGTTAGTTTGCTAAAAGATGGCAAGCCATACAAGATGAGCAAGCGTGCTGGTAATGCTGTGCTAATGAGCGATATCGTAAGTGAGATCGGTGCTGAGGCACTTAGATTTATCTTTATAAGCAAGGCAAATACGAGTAGTTTGGAATTTGACGTAGATGAGCTTAAAAAAGAGGATAACTCAAATCCTATCTTTTATATAAACTATGCTCATGCTAGGATAAATCAAGTCTTTGCAAAGGCTGGGAAAAATATTCAAGATATAATCAATGCAAACTTCGAATGCCTAGATGAAAATGCGAAAAATTTACTTTTTGAGGCGTTAGTCTTGCCTGAAATTTTAGAGGATGCTTTTATCTCAAGGCAGCTTCAAAAGATCCCAGACTATCTGAAGTCGCTGGCTGCTAGTTTTCATAAATTTTATAACGAAAACCGTGTGGTTGGAAATGAAAACGAAGATAGCCTGTTAAAAGTTTTCGCAGTTGTTGCTATCTCGATAAAAACAGCATTTAATATAATGGGAATCACAGCTAAAGATAGGATGTAG
- a CDS encoding type I glyceraldehyde-3-phosphate dehydrogenase, protein MSVKVAINGFGRIGRCAARIILERDDVELVAINDTATRDMTRYLLKYDSVHGEFKQDVKVISDDFIEVNGKKIRVFSTRDLNELSYADYGADVVLECTGKFLTTEKCEPYLARGIKKVVMSAPAKDDTATFVVGVNDDKYAGEAIVSNASCTTNGLAPVAKVLNDKFGIVKGLMTTIHAYTNGQSLVDVKAKDFRRSRAAALNIGPTTTGAAKAIAKVLPELNGKMHGQAVRVPVANVSMVDLTAVLKRPASKEEINEAFRAAAESNLKGILFVDDDYRVSSDFCTSAYSSIVASDTTQVIADDMVKVFAWYDNEWGYSTRLVDLAKIVATK, encoded by the coding sequence ATGTCAGTTAAAGTAGCTATCAACGGTTTTGGACGTATCGGCAGGTGCGCTGCTCGTATTATTTTAGAGCGAGACGACGTTGAGCTTGTCGCTATCAATGACACGGCGACGCGTGACATGACGCGCTATCTGCTCAAATACGACAGCGTGCACGGCGAATTTAAGCAAGACGTTAAGGTGATAAGCGACGATTTTATAGAAGTAAACGGCAAAAAGATAAGAGTTTTTTCAACAAGAGATCTAAACGAGCTTAGCTACGCAGACTACGGCGCAGACGTGGTTTTAGAGTGTACGGGCAAGTTTTTAACCACCGAAAAATGCGAACCGTACCTAGCTCGCGGTATCAAAAAAGTCGTCATGAGCGCTCCTGCAAAAGACGACACGGCGACCTTTGTAGTGGGCGTAAACGACGATAAATACGCAGGCGAAGCGATCGTCTCAAACGCAAGTTGCACCACAAACGGCCTAGCTCCAGTGGCAAAGGTACTAAACGATAAATTCGGCATCGTAAAAGGGCTCATGACTACGATCCATGCCTACACAAACGGCCAAAGCTTGGTTGACGTGAAGGCCAAAGACTTCCGCCGTTCACGCGCTGCGGCCCTAAATATCGGACCTACGACCACCGGAGCTGCCAAAGCGATCGCAAAAGTACTTCCCGAGCTAAACGGCAAGATGCACGGCCAAGCCGTCCGCGTGCCTGTCGCTAACGTCTCCATGGTCGATCTAACGGCGGTTTTAAAAAGACCGGCTAGCAAAGAGGAGATAAACGAGGCGTTTAGAGCGGCTGCGGAGTCGAATTTAAAGGGAATTTTATTCGTCGATGACGATTATAGAGTTAGCAGCGACTTTTGCACGAGCGCATACAGCAGCATCGTAGCCAGCGACACTACGCAGGTCATCGCCGATGATATGGTGAAGGTCTTTGCGTGGTACGACAACGAGTGGGGCTACTCGACAAGGCTCGTCGATCTAGCTAAGATCGTGGCTACGAAGTAA
- a CDS encoding preprotein translocase subunit TatA, with product MGSFSIGHWLVVLAIIVLLFGAKKIPELAKGLGKGIKTFKAEMEDTTPEKSEKVEYKEESAPSQKIEETTKNA from the coding sequence ATGGGTTCTTTTAGTATTGGTCACTGGCTAGTTGTTTTAGCGATTATTGTTTTACTTTTTGGAGCAAAGAAGATCCCAGAACTTGCAAAAGGACTAGGCAAAGGCATAAAGACTTTTAAGGCTGAGATGGAAGATACAACACCTGAAAAAAGTGAGAAAGTCGAGTATAAAGAAGAGAGTGCTCCTAGTCAAAAAATAGAAGAAACAACTAAAAACGCATAG
- a CDS encoding enoyl-ACP reductase (Catalyzes a key regulatory step in fatty acid biosynthesis) gives MILKGKKGLIVGVANAKSIAYGIAEACYAQGAQMAFTYLNDALKKRVEPIAEEFGSKFVYELDVNNPAHLDGLADRIKKDLGEIDFVVHAVAYAPKEALEGEFVNTSKEAFDIAMGTSVYSLLSLTRAVLPVLKEGGSVLTLTYLGGPKFVPHYNVMGVAKAALESSVRYLAHDLGAKNIRVNAISAGPIKTLAASGIGDFRMILRYNEVNSPLKRNVTTEDVGNSAMYLLSDLASGVTGEVHYVDCGYNIMGMGDVATDAEGNTILAWDAK, from the coding sequence ATGATACTAAAAGGCAAAAAAGGCCTCATCGTCGGCGTCGCTAACGCCAAATCCATCGCTTACGGCATCGCCGAAGCTTGTTACGCCCAGGGTGCGCAAATGGCGTTTACCTACCTAAACGATGCGCTGAAAAAACGCGTAGAACCGATCGCGGAGGAGTTTGGGAGTAAATTCGTTTATGAGCTTGACGTAAACAATCCTGCCCACTTAGACGGCCTTGCGGATCGCATCAAAAAAGACCTCGGCGAGATCGATTTCGTCGTGCACGCCGTGGCCTACGCGCCAAAAGAAGCGCTCGAGGGTGAGTTTGTAAACACGAGCAAAGAAGCCTTTGACATCGCGATGGGCACGAGTGTGTATTCGCTACTAAGCCTCACGCGAGCGGTGCTGCCGGTGCTAAAAGAGGGTGGCTCGGTGCTTACTCTTACATACCTTGGTGGACCAAAATTTGTGCCACACTACAACGTTATGGGCGTCGCAAAAGCAGCGCTTGAAAGCTCGGTTCGCTACCTAGCGCACGACCTTGGCGCTAAAAATATTCGCGTAAATGCGATCAGCGCAGGCCCTATCAAAACGCTTGCTGCAAGCGGAATAGGCGACTTTAGGATGATTTTGCGCTACAACGAAGTAAATAGCCCACTAAAACGAAACGTCACGACTGAAGATGTCGGTAACAGCGCGATGTATCTACTCAGCGACCTTGCTAGCGGCGTAACAGGCGAAGTTCACTACGTAGACTGCGGCTATAACATCATGGGCATGGGCGACGTGGCTACCGATGCCGAGGGCAATACGATCCTAGCTTGGGACGCAAAATAA
- the pgk gene encoding phosphoglycerate kinase (Converts 3-phospho-D-glycerate to 3-phospho-D-glyceroyl phosphate during the glycolysis pathway), with amino-acid sequence MSEILSINDLELGGAKVFVRCDFNVPMDEFLNITDDRRIRSAIPTIRYCLDNGCSVVLASHLGRPKNGFEEKFSLRGVAKRLSRLLDRDVIFAEDVIGADAKAKAAALKSGEILLLENLRFEKGETKNDEALAAELAKYGEFYINDAFGVCHRAHSSVEAITKFYDEKHKAAGFLLQKEINFAQNLIKHPARPFVAVVGGSKVSGKLQALHNLLPRVDKLIIGGGMAFTFLKSLGENIGNSLLEEDLIEDAREILRKGRELGVKIYLPVDVVAAQTFSAESAVKFVPAQEIPNGWMGLDIGPASIRLFKEVIADAQTIWWNGPMGVFEMDKFSKGSIKMSHAIIDTHATTVVGGGDTADVVERAGDADEMTFISTGGGASLELIEGKELPGIKPLRKAAE; translated from the coding sequence ATGAGTGAAATTTTATCGATCAACGATCTTGAGCTAGGCGGCGCGAAGGTATTTGTTAGGTGCGATTTTAACGTGCCGATGGACGAGTTTTTAAACATTACCGACGACCGCCGCATACGCTCGGCGATTCCTACTATCCGCTACTGCCTCGATAACGGCTGCAGCGTGGTTTTGGCTAGCCACCTAGGACGACCTAAAAACGGTTTTGAGGAGAAATTTTCGCTACGAGGCGTGGCAAAGAGGCTTTCAAGGCTACTTGATAGAGACGTGATTTTTGCCGAGGATGTCATCGGCGCGGACGCGAAAGCTAAAGCCGCCGCGCTGAAGTCTGGCGAAATTTTACTTCTTGAAAATTTACGCTTTGAAAAGGGCGAAACCAAAAACGACGAGGCGCTAGCCGCCGAGCTCGCTAAATACGGCGAATTTTACATAAACGACGCGTTTGGCGTCTGCCACAGGGCGCATAGCTCGGTCGAGGCGATCACTAAATTTTACGACGAGAAGCACAAAGCGGCGGGATTTTTGCTACAAAAAGAGATAAATTTCGCTCAAAATCTCATTAAGCACCCTGCGCGTCCGTTTGTGGCGGTCGTTGGCGGTAGTAAGGTAAGCGGCAAGCTGCAAGCCCTGCATAACCTGCTTCCGCGCGTAGATAAACTCATCATCGGCGGCGGCATGGCGTTTACGTTTTTAAAATCTCTCGGCGAAAATATCGGAAATTCGCTTCTTGAAGAAGATCTCATCGAGGACGCGCGCGAAATTTTACGCAAGGGCAGGGAGCTTGGCGTTAAAATTTACCTGCCGGTGGACGTCGTCGCGGCCCAGACCTTTTCGGCCGAAAGCGCCGTGAAATTCGTCCCAGCACAAGAGATCCCAAATGGCTGGATGGGACTTGACATCGGACCAGCGTCTATTAGGCTATTTAAAGAGGTCATAGCCGACGCGCAAACCATCTGGTGGAACGGGCCGATGGGCGTTTTTGAGATGGATAAATTTAGCAAAGGCAGTATCAAAATGAGCCACGCCATCATCGACACTCATGCGACTACGGTCGTTGGCGGCGGCGATACGGCCGACGTCGTCGAGCGTGCGGGAGATGCCGACGAGATGACATTTATCTCGACTGGCGGCGGCGCTAGCTTGGAGCTCATCGAGGGCAAAGAGCTACCTGGCATAAAACCGCTTAGAAAGGCCGCGGAGTGA
- a CDS encoding sugar transferase — protein sequence MIILGEKYAFTSLELEKLRKKFGQVNFLSHENSDSKALRSALENLIKSGDQRLIVLNTAKPVDSKLVRFLTLLQFKTKYKKIKFLNVENFLEIYLHKCYIPENGENLNFLDEIRPYGAFAYALKRMIDYASCLILFILLFGLKFYVKRKIDEQSPGSLYFLQSRVGLDNREFECIKFRSMMEDAEKDGAKFASENDERVFEFGEFMRKIRIDEVPQCINVLRGQMHLIGPRPERRHWINFFEKEIPYYNERHIVRPGITGWAQVNYPYGSNTHDAKQKLMYDLYYIKHWSLWLEIKIIVKTIAIVFEKKGV from the coding sequence ATGATCATCCTTGGCGAAAAATATGCTTTTACCAGCCTAGAACTAGAAAAGCTTAGAAAGAAATTTGGTCAAGTAAATTTTTTATCCCATGAAAATAGCGACTCAAAAGCCTTGCGAAGTGCACTAGAAAATCTCATAAAATCAGGCGATCAAAGGCTGATCGTATTAAATACCGCAAAGCCAGTCGATAGTAAATTGGTTAGATTTCTCACGCTTTTGCAGTTTAAAACAAAGTACAAAAAGATAAAATTTTTAAATGTAGAGAATTTTTTAGAAATTTATCTGCACAAATGTTATATCCCAGAAAATGGTGAAAATCTTAATTTTCTAGATGAGATAAGGCCTTATGGTGCCTTTGCTTACGCACTCAAGCGAATGATCGATTATGCTAGCTGCTTGATACTTTTCATCTTGCTTTTTGGCCTAAAATTTTATGTAAAGAGAAAGATAGACGAGCAATCACCCGGAAGCCTTTACTTTTTACAAAGTAGAGTTGGGCTGGACAATAGAGAATTTGAGTGCATCAAATTTCGCTCGATGATGGAAGATGCCGAGAAAGATGGGGCAAAATTTGCTAGCGAAAATGATGAGAGGGTATTTGAATTTGGCGAATTTATGCGAAAAATTCGTATAGACGAGGTGCCGCAGTGCATAAACGTGCTTCGCGGACAGATGCACCTGATAGGTCCAAGGCCTGAGCGAAGACACTGGATAAATTTCTTTGAAAAAGAGATACCTTACTACAATGAACGCCACATCGTCCGCCCAGGGATAACTGGCTGGGCACAGGTAAACTACCCTTATGGCTCAAATACACACGACGCTAAACAAAAACTAATGTATGATCTTTACTACATCAAACACTGGTCACTTTGGTTGGAGATAAAGATCATAGTAAAAACTATTGCGATCGTATTTGAGAAAAAAGGTGTTTAA
- a CDS encoding guanylate kinase translates to MQGQILVVSGPSGSGKSTLLGRLLKEEKDLYFSISSTTRAKREGEVDGVDYYFIKEDEFKSGIEKGEFLEWAQVHKNYYGTSLKPVLAALEAGKIVIFDIDVQGFHIALEKFRSYITSVFITTANKKELKKRLKNRGTDSDETIENRLMNAVGEMEHILEYDYFLVNDDIEKSYRGLKSILRAMRLKSTKIDLRRVIDEWIDC, encoded by the coding sequence TTGCAAGGACAAATTTTAGTAGTTTCTGGGCCTAGCGGAAGTGGGAAAAGTACGCTTTTGGGTCGTCTTTTAAAGGAAGAGAAGGATCTTTATTTTTCTATTTCAAGTACGACAAGGGCAAAAAGAGAAGGTGAAGTCGATGGAGTGGATTACTATTTTATAAAAGAAGATGAGTTTAAAAGTGGCATAGAAAAGGGCGAATTTTTAGAATGGGCGCAGGTGCATAAAAACTATTACGGCACAAGTCTAAAGCCAGTTTTAGCAGCACTTGAGGCTGGAAAGATAGTTATATTTGACATTGATGTGCAAGGCTTTCACATCGCACTTGAAAAATTTAGAAGCTACATAACTTCAGTTTTTATCACAACTGCAAATAAAAAAGAACTTAAAAAACGCTTGAAAAACCGCGGAACTGATAGCGACGAAACGATAGAAAATCGCCTAATGAACGCAGTTGGCGAGATGGAGCATATCTTGGAGTATGATTATTTTTTAGTAAATGATGATATCGAAAAGAGCTACCGTGGATTAAAGTCAATACTTAGAGCGATGAGGCTAAAAAGCACGAAAATAGACTTAAGACGCGTTATTGATGAGTGGATAGATTGCTAG